The following proteins are co-located in the Streptococcus downei MFe28 genome:
- a CDS encoding cysteine hydrolase family protein: MTKALISIDYTYDFVADGGKLTAGKPAQAIEAALVAKTKAAYEAGDYIFFAIDSHDERDYFHPETRLFPPHNIKGTKGRDLYGQLGDLYEAIKDDSRVFWMDKRHYSAFAGTDLDIRLRERRVTTLVLTGVLTDICVLHTAIDAYNLGYAIEIPVSCVASLTQENHDWALNHFKNVLGAEIVD; this comes from the coding sequence ATGACAAAAGCATTAATTTCTATTGATTATACCTATGATTTTGTGGCTGACGGCGGTAAATTGACAGCTGGTAAGCCAGCTCAGGCTATCGAAGCAGCTCTTGTTGCTAAGACAAAGGCTGCTTACGAAGCTGGTGATTATATTTTCTTTGCTATTGATAGTCATGATGAGAGAGATTATTTTCACCCTGAAACCAGACTCTTTCCGCCTCATAATATTAAGGGAACCAAGGGGCGTGACCTCTATGGTCAGTTGGGAGATCTTTATGAGGCTATCAAGGATGACAGTCGGGTTTTCTGGATGGACAAACGCCATTACTCAGCCTTTGCAGGGACTGACCTTGATATCCGCCTGCGGGAAAGACGGGTAACAACTTTAGTCTTGACGGGAGTTTTGACGGATATCTGTGTTCTTCACACAGCTATTGATGCCTATAATCTGGGCTATGCTATTGAGATTCCAGTCTCTTGTGTGGCCAGCCTGACTCAAGAAAACCACGACTGGGCTCTTAATCATTTTAAGAATGTGCTGGGAGCTGAGATTGTGGACTAA
- the codY gene encoding GTP-sensing pleiotropic transcriptional regulator CodY — protein MTSLLEKTRKITSILQRSVDSLQEDLPYNIMAMQLADIIDCNACIVDGGGTLLGYAMKYKTNTDRVEEIFDAQQFPDDYMRGISRVYDTEANIPVTSELTIFPIESRDIYPNGLTTLAPIYGGGMRLGSLIIWRNDDEFTDEDLILVEIAATVVGIQLLNLQTENLEETIRKQTAVNMAINTLSYSEMKAVAAILNELGGVEGRLTASVIADRIGITRSVIVNALRKLESAGIIESRSLGMKGTYLKVINEGIFDKIKDFD, from the coding sequence ATGACAAGCCTATTAGAAAAAACTAGAAAAATCACCTCTATCTTGCAACGCTCTGTTGATAGTTTGCAGGAGGATTTGCCCTACAACATTATGGCCATGCAGTTGGCTGATATTATTGATTGTAACGCCTGTATCGTTGACGGTGGCGGAACCCTTCTCGGCTATGCCATGAAATATAAGACCAATACCGATCGGGTTGAGGAAATTTTCGATGCCCAGCAATTCCCTGATGATTATATGCGAGGGATTAGCCGAGTTTACGATACCGAAGCCAACATCCCCGTCACTAGTGAGTTGACTATCTTTCCGATAGAATCTCGTGATATTTATCCCAATGGTTTGACCACTCTGGCACCGATTTATGGCGGGGGGATGCGTTTGGGGTCTTTAATCATTTGGCGTAATGATGATGAGTTTACCGATGAGGATTTGATTTTAGTGGAGATTGCAGCAACTGTTGTTGGAATTCAATTGCTCAATCTGCAAACGGAAAATCTAGAGGAAACTATCCGTAAGCAAACGGCTGTTAATATGGCTATCAATACCCTGTCATATTCAGAAATGAAGGCCGTTGCAGCTATTCTAAATGAGCTCGGCGGTGTTGAAGGCCGCCTGACAGCATCTGTGATTGCAGACCGTATTGGGATTACTCGTTCAGTCATTGTCAATGCTCTCAGGAAACTGGAAAGTGCTGGAATTATCGAAAGTCGCTCTTTGGGGATGAAAGGAACCTATCTCAAGGTTATTAATGAAGGGATCTTTGATAAGATTAAAGATTTTGACTAA
- the gatB gene encoding Asp-tRNA(Asn)/Glu-tRNA(Gln) amidotransferase subunit GatB, whose product MNFETIIGLEVHVELNTNSKIFSPSSAHFGQNPNANTNVIDWSFPGVLPVMNKGVIDAGIKAALALNMDIHQSMHFDRKNYFYPDNPKAYQISQFDEPIGYNGWLEAQLDDGSTKKIRIERAHLEEDAGKNTHADDGYSYVDLNRQGVPLIEIVSEADMRSPEEAYAYLTALKEIIQYTGISDVKMEEGSMRVDANISLRPYGQEEFGTKTELKNLNSFSNVRKGLEYEVERQAKILRSGGVIRQETRRYDEANKGTILMRVKEGAADYRYFPEPDLPIFEISDDWIEEMRGDLPEFAKDRRARYVSQYGLSDYDANQLTANKVTSDFFEAAVGLGGDAKQISNWLQGEVAQFLNSENKNLEDIQLTPDNLVEMLGLIEDSTISSKIAKKVFVHLAKNGGGARDYVEKAGLVQISDPEILIPIIHQVFADNEAAVADFKSGKRNADKAFTGFLMKATKGQANPQVALKLLAQELAKLKEE is encoded by the coding sequence ATGAACTTTGAAACCATTATCGGACTGGAAGTCCATGTGGAATTAAATACCAATTCAAAAATTTTCTCACCTTCATCAGCCCACTTTGGTCAAAATCCCAATGCCAATACCAATGTTATTGACTGGTCCTTCCCAGGGGTCTTGCCGGTTATGAACAAGGGTGTTATTGATGCGGGTATCAAGGCGGCCTTGGCCCTAAATATGGATATCCACCAAAGTATGCACTTTGACCGCAAAAATTATTTCTATCCTGATAACCCTAAGGCCTACCAGATTTCCCAATTTGATGAGCCCATTGGTTACAATGGCTGGCTGGAAGCTCAGCTGGACGATGGTTCAACCAAGAAAATCCGTATTGAGCGGGCCCACTTGGAAGAAGATGCCGGTAAGAATACCCATGCGGACGATGGCTATTCCTATGTGGACCTCAACCGGCAGGGCGTGCCTTTGATTGAGATTGTTTCTGAGGCCGACATGCGCTCACCCGAGGAAGCCTATGCCTATCTGACTGCCCTCAAGGAAATTATCCAATATACCGGCATTTCTGATGTCAAGATGGAAGAAGGTTCCATGCGGGTGGATGCCAATATTTCTCTGCGGCCTTATGGTCAAGAGGAATTTGGCACCAAGACCGAGCTCAAGAACCTCAATTCCTTCAGCAATGTCCGCAAGGGCTTGGAATACGAAGTCGAACGCCAGGCCAAAATTCTGCGCTCGGGTGGGGTCATTCGCCAAGAAACCCGTCGCTATGATGAAGCCAACAAGGGAACCATCCTTATGCGGGTCAAGGAAGGGGCAGCGGACTACCGTTACTTTCCAGAGCCTGACCTACCAATCTTTGAGATTTCTGACGATTGGATTGAGGAAATGCGAGGCGACCTGCCTGAATTTGCCAAGGACCGCAGGGCCAGATATGTCAGCCAATATGGCCTATCTGACTACGATGCTAACCAGCTGACGGCCAACAAGGTTACCTCTGACTTTTTTGAGGCTGCTGTTGGTCTGGGTGGCGATGCCAAACAGATTTCCAACTGGCTCCAAGGCGAAGTGGCTCAATTCCTCAATAGCGAGAACAAGAACTTGGAAGATATCCAGCTGACTCCAGACAATCTGGTGGAAATGCTGGGCTTGATTGAAGACAGCACTATTTCTTCTAAGATTGCTAAGAAGGTCTTTGTTCACCTCGCTAAAAATGGCGGCGGGGCTCGTGACTATGTGGAAAAGGCTGGTCTGGTGCAAATCTCCGACCCTGAGATTTTGATTCCAATTATCCACCAAGTCTTTGCAGATAATGAAGCAGCCGTTGCTGACTTCAAGTCAGGCAAACGCAATGCCGACAAGGCCTTCACCGGCTTCCTCATGAAGGCAACCAAGGGGCAAGCCAACCCACAAGTTGCCCTCAAACTCTTGGCTCAAGAGTTGGCTAAGTTGAAGGAAGAGTAG
- the gatC gene encoding Asp-tRNA(Asn)/Glu-tRNA(Gln) amidotransferase subunit GatC, with the protein MKISEEEVRHVATLSKLAFSDQETTEFATTLTKIVDMVELLNEVDTTGVAITTTMADRRTVLRPDVAEEGTDRDQLFKNVPESKDYYIKVPAILDDGGEA; encoded by the coding sequence ATGAAAATTTCGGAAGAAGAAGTACGTCATGTAGCGACTCTGTCCAAGTTGGCCTTTTCGGATCAGGAAACGACTGAATTTGCGACAACTTTGACCAAAATCGTTGACATGGTTGAACTTTTGAATGAAGTAGATACGACTGGTGTTGCGATTACGACCACCATGGCTGATCGGCGGACGGTTTTGCGTCCTGATGTAGCTGAAGAAGGGACCGACCGCGATCAGCTCTTTAAAAATGTACCTGAATCGAAGGATTACTATATCAAGGTACCAGCAATCTTGGATGATGGGGGAGAGGCCTAA
- a CDS encoding pyridoxal phosphate-dependent aminotransferase — MKQLDKSTKLEHVAYDIRGPVLDEANRMLAKGEKILRLNTGNPAAFGFTAPDEVIRDLILNVRDSEGYSDSKGIFSARKAIMQYCQAKDFPPVDIDDIYIGNGVSELISMSLQALLNDGDEVLVPMPDYPLWTACVSLAGGKAVHYVCDEQAQWYPDLDDIKSKISSNTKAIVVINPNNPTGALYPKDIMEGIVEIARQNDLIIFADEIYDRLVMDGAKHTAIASLAPDVFCVSMNGLSKSHRICGFRVGWMVLSGPKKDVQGYIEGLNMLSNMRLCSNVLAQHVVQTSLGGYQSGDELLVPGGRIYEQREFITKAINDIPGLSAVKPKAGLYIFPKIDQNMYKVDDDEEFVLRLLKQEKVMLVPGKGFNWNKPDHFRIVYLPRIEELAQVQEKITRVLTQYKR, encoded by the coding sequence ATGAAGCAATTAGACAAATCAACCAAACTGGAACACGTAGCCTACGATATTCGTGGCCCAGTCCTAGACGAAGCCAATCGCATGCTGGCTAAGGGGGAGAAAATTCTCCGCCTCAATACGGGTAATCCAGCAGCTTTTGGCTTTACCGCACCTGACGAAGTCATTCGCGACTTAATTTTGAATGTCAGAGACAGCGAAGGTTATTCAGACTCAAAGGGAATTTTCTCAGCTCGCAAGGCTATTATGCAGTACTGTCAGGCCAAGGACTTTCCGCCAGTTGATATTGATGATATTTATATTGGTAATGGGGTTTCTGAACTGATTTCCATGTCCCTGCAGGCTCTGCTCAATGATGGGGACGAGGTCCTGGTTCCCATGCCTGATTATCCCTTATGGACAGCCTGTGTCAGTCTAGCAGGAGGCAAGGCAGTCCATTACGTCTGCGATGAGCAGGCCCAGTGGTATCCAGACCTTGATGACATCAAGTCAAAAATTTCTTCTAATACCAAGGCTATAGTCGTTATCAATCCCAACAATCCAACAGGTGCCCTCTATCCCAAGGATATTATGGAAGGCATCGTTGAGATTGCTAGGCAGAATGATTTGATTATTTTTGCTGATGAAATTTACGACCGTCTGGTTATGGATGGTGCCAAACACACGGCTATTGCCAGCCTAGCACCCGATGTTTTTTGTGTCTCCATGAATGGTCTCTCTAAATCCCACCGCATCTGCGGATTTAGGGTAGGCTGGATGGTCCTTTCAGGTCCTAAAAAGGATGTTCAGGGCTATATTGAAGGCCTCAATATGCTCTCCAATATGCGACTCTGCTCCAATGTGCTAGCCCAGCATGTTGTTCAAACTTCCCTAGGCGGTTATCAATCAGGGGATGAGCTCTTGGTGCCTGGTGGACGCATCTATGAGCAAAGGGAATTTATTACCAAGGCTATCAATGACATTCCAGGTCTTTCGGCAGTCAAACCCAAGGCGGGTCTCTATATTTTTCCTAAGATTGACCAGAATATGTATAAGGTTGACGACGATGAAGAATTTGTCCTGCGTCTACTCAAGCAGGAGAAGGTCATGCTAGTGCCTGGTAAGGGCTTCAACTGGAATAAGCCCGACCACTTCCGCATTGTCTATCTCCCACGTATAGAGGAACTGGCTCAAGTCCAAGAAAAAATTACCCGCGTTCTAACCCAGTATAAGCGGTAA
- a CDS encoding oxidoreductase: MSKAKKVILITGASSGMGKITAQDLIKAGHTVYCVARSLDKMKDLAQLGGHVLKMDVTSEGDIEEVVKRIIDEQGRIDVLWNNAGYGLCGPVEEMPMERVQMQFEVNVYGVARLTQKVLPFMRQQRDGLIINTSSMGGKIYSPLGAWYHATKHAIEGYSDCLRLELKAFNIKVVLLEPGIINTDFYQGVRDNFSFESQNGPYKEVANAYIKSMDNPPVAGSNPAVISKIVQKIINARKPKPRYLVGQGAHLLVGIRRILGDRIYDRMMLRQMK, translated from the coding sequence ATGTCTAAAGCAAAAAAAGTTATTTTAATTACGGGAGCTTCATCAGGAATGGGGAAAATAACGGCTCAGGATTTAATCAAGGCGGGTCATACCGTCTACTGTGTCGCTCGTAGCCTTGATAAGATGAAGGACTTGGCCCAACTAGGCGGTCATGTTCTGAAAATGGATGTCACCAGCGAAGGGGACATTGAAGAGGTTGTCAAGCGGATTATTGACGAGCAAGGGCGGATTGACGTCCTTTGGAACAATGCAGGCTATGGTCTCTGTGGTCCAGTTGAGGAGATGCCCATGGAAAGAGTGCAGATGCAGTTTGAGGTCAATGTCTATGGTGTGGCTCGTTTGACCCAAAAGGTCCTACCTTTCATGCGTCAACAAAGAGATGGCCTCATTATTAATACCTCATCTATGGGTGGGAAAATCTATTCACCACTAGGAGCATGGTACCATGCCACTAAACATGCCATTGAAGGTTACAGCGATTGTCTCCGTTTGGAATTGAAGGCCTTTAACATAAAGGTTGTTCTGCTTGAACCAGGAATCATTAACACGGACTTCTATCAAGGAGTACGTGACAATTTCTCTTTTGAATCGCAAAATGGCCCCTACAAGGAAGTGGCCAATGCCTATATCAAGTCTATGGATAATCCGCCAGTAGCAGGTTCTAATCCAGCTGTCATTTCTAAAATTGTTCAAAAGATTATCAATGCCCGTAAACCCAAACCACGCTATCTAGTTGGACAAGGAGCACACCTCTTAGTCGGTATCCGCCGTATCCTAGGAGATCGTATCTATGACCGTATGATGTTACGTCAAATGAAATAA
- a CDS encoding ABC transporter permease, translating into MKKRIYWKTVWNTMLHSKGRFLSIMLLMFLGSFTFVGLKVTKPNMQKLATDYLQAHQTADLFVTAHYGFSQADQTELKNIKGADVEFGKVSDMTIEGTDDAMRVFSNSQSISTYQLERGRFPKETDEIALTSSLRKKYKIGDTLIFESSKKSNLKMKKFKIVGFINSSEIWSTLNLGSSTAGDGTLASYGIVSSSAFADNSNTLARIRYDRLKKISPFSDVYSSKINHYQDELDKLLEDNGQERLRELKKKPQEKVNQSKQALTAAKEQLQEQTRALTSASPDQQQLVQRSLAQARQTIAQKEQQIQEAQAKIDAMPKPTYTTSTRSTMLGGEGYTVYSSNADSMGNLGNIFPIVLYAVAALVTFTTMTRFVDEERTNSGLFRALGYSKQDVIRKFLIYGLVASMLGTVLGIIGGHYLLSRIVSQIFTGKMTLGSPALSFYWSYTLIAVLLALVSAVLPVYLIASRELSEKPAQLLLPKPPMRGAKIFLERIGFIWNRLSFTHKVTVRNIFRYKQRMLMTIFGVAGSVALLFAGLGIQSSLGKVIREQFTQLTPYHLVVMKKETDEKDKPLSDFLKSKEVDSYQSLYYTHLTEEIPQLKDRQSIALMVTNRTDFDGFVQLKDANSNRTLTLPKTGVLISEKLARFYKVQAGETFRLKDSDGKERRVKVAAVVKMNAGHYLFMSQSAYQDIFGEKPDNNAYFINLKDDSASQIKDVSTELLAMNSVVSVTQNTSRMKMIKTIVTSLNAAMTVLVIITVLLAIVILYNLTNINIAERLRELSTIKVLGFFNREVTLYIYRETIVLSLIGIVLGLGAGRYLHQSIMEMIGSDNVSFGTVVDETVYVIPIIFIGLILVGLGLIVHRRLKNLDMLEALQSVE; encoded by the coding sequence ATGAAAAAAAGGATTTATTGGAAGACAGTTTGGAATACCATGTTGCATTCAAAGGGCCGCTTTCTTTCCATTATGCTGTTGATGTTTCTAGGTTCTTTTACCTTTGTTGGCTTGAAGGTAACAAAGCCTAATATGCAAAAACTGGCCACTGACTATCTGCAGGCTCACCAGACGGCTGATTTATTTGTGACGGCCCATTATGGTTTTAGTCAGGCTGATCAAACTGAGTTAAAAAATATAAAGGGAGCTGACGTAGAATTTGGAAAAGTGTCAGATATGACGATTGAAGGGACTGACGATGCTATGAGGGTTTTCTCCAATAGTCAGTCCATTTCAACTTATCAGTTGGAAAGGGGACGTTTTCCTAAAGAAACTGATGAAATTGCTCTAACCTCTTCTTTGAGAAAAAAATATAAAATTGGCGATACATTAATTTTTGAGTCTTCGAAAAAATCTAATTTAAAAATGAAGAAGTTTAAAATTGTTGGTTTTATTAATTCATCTGAAATCTGGTCTACCTTAAATTTAGGATCGTCCACGGCAGGAGATGGGACCCTAGCGAGTTATGGCATTGTCAGCTCCTCAGCCTTTGCAGATAACAGCAATACGCTGGCTCGAATTCGTTATGATCGTTTAAAAAAGATTAGTCCTTTTTCTGATGTTTATAGTTCAAAAATTAATCACTATCAAGATGAACTGGACAAGTTGCTGGAAGATAATGGTCAGGAGCGCCTGAGAGAATTGAAAAAGAAGCCGCAAGAAAAAGTCAATCAAAGCAAGCAGGCTTTGACAGCGGCAAAAGAACAGTTGCAAGAGCAGACAAGGGCACTCACCTCGGCTTCCCCTGATCAACAACAGCTGGTTCAGCGGTCTCTGGCTCAGGCACGCCAAACCATTGCTCAAAAAGAGCAACAAATCCAAGAGGCTCAAGCCAAAATTGATGCTATGCCTAAACCAACTTACACTACTTCTACGCGCTCCACAATGTTGGGCGGAGAAGGCTATACGGTTTACTCTTCCAATGCTGACAGTATGGGAAATCTAGGCAATATCTTCCCTATCGTGCTCTACGCTGTTGCCGCCTTGGTTACTTTTACAACGATGACGCGTTTTGTTGATGAAGAAAGAACCAATTCGGGATTATTTCGTGCCTTGGGCTATAGCAAGCAGGATGTTATCCGCAAATTCCTGATTTATGGTCTTGTTGCCAGTATGCTTGGTACAGTTTTGGGAATTATCGGGGGTCATTATTTGCTCTCCAGAATCGTATCACAAATTTTTACAGGGAAAATGACCTTGGGCAGTCCTGCTTTGTCTTTTTACTGGTCCTATACGCTTATCGCAGTTCTCTTAGCCTTAGTCAGTGCGGTTTTACCGGTTTATCTTATTGCCAGCCGAGAGCTGAGCGAAAAACCAGCCCAGTTATTACTGCCCAAACCGCCTATGAGAGGGGCTAAGATTTTCTTAGAACGGATAGGTTTTATCTGGAATCGCCTGAGTTTTACCCATAAAGTGACGGTTCGCAATATTTTTCGCTACAAACAGCGCATGCTCATGACCATCTTCGGCGTGGCTGGTTCGGTTGCCCTCCTTTTTGCAGGACTGGGGATTCAGTCTTCCTTGGGAAAGGTCATTAGAGAACAGTTTACACAGCTGACCCCCTATCACTTGGTGGTTATGAAAAAGGAGACAGATGAAAAGGATAAGCCTTTAAGCGACTTTTTAAAATCAAAAGAAGTAGACAGTTATCAAAGTCTTTATTACACACATTTGACCGAAGAAATCCCTCAGTTGAAAGACAGGCAGTCGATCGCTCTCATGGTAACAAACAGGACTGACTTTGATGGCTTTGTGCAGCTAAAGGATGCCAACTCTAACCGTACTCTGACACTGCCCAAGACAGGTGTCCTTATTTCTGAAAAACTGGCTCGCTTTTATAAGGTTCAGGCCGGCGAAACTTTTCGTCTCAAAGACAGCGACGGCAAGGAACGCCGTGTCAAGGTTGCGGCAGTCGTAAAAATGAATGCCGGCCATTATTTGTTTATGAGCCAATCGGCTTACCAGGATATTTTTGGTGAAAAACCAGATAATAATGCTTATTTTATCAATTTGAAGGATGATTCGGCTTCTCAGATCAAGGATGTGTCAACTGAATTGCTGGCTATGAACAGTGTGGTATCTGTCACTCAAAACACTTCGCGGATGAAGATGATTAAAACCATTGTCACATCCTTAAATGCTGCTATGACAGTTTTGGTCATTATCACGGTTCTTTTGGCCATTGTCATTCTTTATAATCTGACTAATATCAATATTGCCGAACGTCTCAGGGAACTCTCAACCATTAAGGTTTTAGGCTTTTTCAACAGGGAAGTAACTCTCTATATTTACCGAGAAACCATTGTTCTGTCTTTGATAGGCATTGTTCTTGGTCTGGGAGCCGGCCGTTATCTCCATCAGAGCATTATGGAAATGATTGGCTCAGATAATGTCTCATTCGGCACGGTGGTTGATGAGACGGTTTATGTGATACCAATCATCTTTATCGGGCTTATTCTTGTCGGATTGGGACTGATTGTTCACCGCCGCCTTAAAAATCTTGATATGCTGGAAGCTCTGCAGTCGGTAGAGTGA
- a CDS encoding ABC transporter ATP-binding protein yields the protein MAYIEMKHSYKRYQMGETEIIANNDISFEINKGELVIILGASGAGKSTVLNILGGMDSNDEGQVLIDGSNIAAFNQKQLTAYRRSDVGFVFQFYNLVPNLTAKENVELASEIVDDAKDAALTLHEVGLGSRLNNFPAQLSGGEQQRVAIARALAKNPKLLLCDEPTGALDYQTGKQILKLLQNMSHQKGTTVIIVTHNASLAPIADRVIYLHDAKVNAINTNDWPQDIDTLEY from the coding sequence ATGGCTTATATTGAAATGAAACATTCCTATAAACGTTATCAAATGGGAGAAACAGAGATTATCGCTAATAATGATATCAGCTTTGAGATTAATAAGGGTGAACTGGTCATTATACTAGGAGCTTCGGGTGCGGGGAAATCAACGGTTCTCAATATTCTTGGCGGCATGGACAGCAATGACGAGGGACAAGTTTTGATTGATGGCAGCAATATCGCGGCCTTCAATCAAAAACAGCTGACTGCTTACCGCCGCAGTGATGTTGGCTTTGTCTTTCAGTTCTATAACCTAGTCCCTAATCTAACCGCCAAAGAAAATGTTGAGTTAGCATCAGAAATTGTTGACGATGCTAAGGATGCCGCTCTGACTTTGCATGAAGTCGGGCTAGGCAGTAGACTGAATAACTTTCCGGCACAGTTATCTGGTGGCGAGCAGCAGCGGGTGGCCATTGCCCGAGCCTTAGCTAAAAATCCTAAATTGCTTTTATGTGATGAACCGACAGGAGCCCTTGATTATCAGACAGGCAAGCAAATTTTGAAATTGCTGCAAAACATGTCTCACCAAAAAGGTACCACTGTCATTATTGTAACCCACAATGCATCTTTGGCACCAATTGCTGATAGGGTTATCTATCTACATGATGCTAAGGTTAACGCTATTAACACTAATGATTGGCCTCAAGATATAGATACTTTAGAATACTAG
- the gatA gene encoding Asp-tRNA(Asn)/Glu-tRNA(Gln) amidotransferase subunit GatA, with product MSFNNQTVEELHNLLVKKEISATELTQATLEDISSREETVGSFITVAQEEALSQAKALDEEGIDADNVLSGIPLAVKDNISTKGILTTAASKMLCNYEPIFDATAVANAKQKGMIVVGKTNMDEFAMGGSTETSYFKKTKNAWDQTKVPGGSSGGSATAVASGQVRLSLGSDTGGSIRQPAAFNGVVGLKPTYGTVSRFGLIAFGSSLDQIGPFSQTVKENAQVLNAIASEDKKDSTSAPVRIADYTSKIGQDIKGMKIALPKEYLGEGIDPQIKENILAAAQQFEKLGAVVEEVSLPHSKYGVAVYYIIASSEASSNLQRFDGIRYGFRADEATSLEDIYVKTRSQGFGDEVKRRIMLGTFSLSSGYYDAYFKKAGQVRTLIIQDFEKVFADYDLILGPTSPTVAFGLDTLNHDPVAMYLADLLTIPVNLAGLPGISLPSGFVDGLPVGLQLIGPKYGEETIYQAAAAFEAVTDFHKQQPKIFGGDN from the coding sequence ATGTCTTTTAATAATCAAACAGTTGAAGAACTCCACAATCTCTTGGTCAAAAAAGAAATTTCTGCGACAGAGCTGACCCAGGCTACCCTTGAGGATATTAGTTCTCGTGAAGAAACTGTCGGTTCCTTTATCACGGTGGCCCAAGAAGAAGCCTTGTCTCAAGCCAAGGCTCTTGATGAGGAAGGTATTGATGCTGACAATGTCCTGTCTGGTATTCCTTTGGCCGTCAAGGATAATATCTCTACTAAGGGAATTTTGACAACAGCAGCGTCTAAGATGCTCTGCAATTACGAGCCCATCTTTGATGCGACGGCAGTTGCCAATGCTAAGCAAAAGGGCATGATTGTGGTCGGTAAGACCAATATGGACGAATTTGCCATGGGGGGCTCGACCGAAACGTCCTACTTCAAAAAAACCAAGAACGCCTGGGATCAAACTAAGGTCCCTGGTGGTTCTTCTGGTGGTTCGGCAACAGCTGTAGCTTCTGGTCAAGTTCGCCTCTCTCTAGGGTCTGATACAGGTGGCTCTATCCGTCAACCAGCAGCCTTTAACGGGGTTGTTGGTCTCAAGCCAACCTATGGAACGGTTTCGCGTTTTGGTCTCATTGCCTTCGGGAGCTCGCTGGATCAGATTGGTCCTTTTTCTCAGACGGTTAAAGAAAATGCTCAAGTCCTCAATGCTATTGCCAGTGAGGACAAGAAGGATTCAACTTCTGCACCTGTGCGGATTGCGGACTATACCAGCAAGATTGGTCAAGACATCAAGGGGATGAAGATTGCCCTACCTAAGGAATACTTGGGCGAGGGAATTGATCCACAAATTAAGGAAAATATCCTAGCGGCAGCCCAGCAATTTGAAAAATTGGGAGCTGTGGTCGAAGAAGTTAGCCTGCCTCATTCTAAGTACGGTGTGGCGGTCTACTACATCATCGCTTCCTCAGAAGCTTCTTCTAACCTGCAGCGTTTCGACGGCATTCGTTACGGTTTCCGAGCTGACGAGGCCACTAGTCTAGAAGATATCTATGTCAAGACCCGCAGTCAAGGCTTTGGTGACGAGGTCAAAAGGCGGATTATGCTGGGGACCTTCAGTCTGTCATCTGGTTATTACGATGCCTACTTTAAAAAGGCTGGTCAGGTGCGGACCTTGATTATTCAGGACTTTGAAAAGGTCTTTGCCGACTATGATTTGATTTTGGGACCAACTTCTCCGACAGTAGCCTTCGGTTTGGATACCCTCAATCATGACCCAGTTGCCATGTACTTGGCGGACCTTCTGACCATTCCGGTCAATCTAGCTGGTCTGCCAGGGATTTCCCTGCCATCTGGCTTTGTTGACGGGCTTCCTGTTGGCCTGCAACTGATTGGTCCTAAATATGGTGAAGAAACCATCTACCAAGCAGCGGCAGCCTTTGAAGCAGTAACCGATTTTCACAAGCAACAGCCAAAAATCTTTGGAGGTGACAACTAA
- a CDS encoding TetR/AcrR family transcriptional regulator → MIQKRHTQSKAKIKAAITELLLENNDFSSITIRQITEKANINRSTFYLHYQDKYDLIDKLMHEITDNLRKELNTNSATVKEGLIHSLTYLQSQQEFIKLIIGIAPVNFSQKTRHFISKLIETTPALFYDILNPDLPLPKDYMLTTYAASIESIYTHWVSTDNQASPEEVANMILTVRRFYQKNDD, encoded by the coding sequence ATGATCCAAAAACGCCACACCCAAAGTAAGGCCAAAATAAAAGCAGCTATTACAGAGCTGCTGCTGGAAAATAATGATTTTTCTAGTATTACTATTCGACAGATTACCGAAAAAGCCAACATCAATCGTAGTACTTTTTACCTTCATTATCAAGATAAATATGATTTGATTGATAAACTGATGCACGAAATAACCGATAATCTCAGAAAAGAACTCAATACAAATTCGGCGACAGTTAAAGAAGGTCTGATTCACAGTTTAACTTATCTTCAGAGTCAACAAGAATTCATCAAACTGATTATAGGCATTGCACCGGTTAATTTTTCACAAAAGACCAGACATTTCATCAGCAAATTGATTGAAACTACTCCTGCTCTCTTTTACGATATCCTTAATCCCGACTTGCCTTTGCCCAAAGACTACATGCTGACAACCTATGCGGCTAGTATCGAAAGCATCTATACCCACTGGGTCTCCACGGATAATCAGGCATCTCCTGAAGAAGTCGCCAACATGATACTGACAGTACGCCGATTTTATCAAAAAAATGATGACTAA